From one Streptococcus oralis genomic stretch:
- a CDS encoding DUF956 family protein, which yields MAQSLNQVIDLQTTGTSYLSISGKVGKFLVGDQALEFYPDVNVEQYIQIPWSSIQQIGANVSGRKISRHFEVFTDQGKFLFASKDSGTILKIAREKLGNDKVVKLPTLLQTIGQKLKNLFAKK from the coding sequence ATGGCCCAATCACTCAATCAAGTCATTGACCTCCAAACTACTGGGACATCTTACCTCTCTATCTCTGGAAAAGTTGGAAAATTTCTAGTTGGTGATCAAGCCTTAGAGTTTTATCCTGATGTCAATGTCGAACAATATATCCAAATCCCTTGGTCCAGCATTCAACAAATCGGAGCCAACGTAAGTGGCCGCAAAATCAGCCGTCACTTTGAAGTCTTCACTGATCAAGGAAAATTCCTCTTTGCCTCAAAAGACTCTGGGACTATCCTCAAAATCGCTCGTGAAAAATTAGGAAACGATAAGGTTGTGAAACTTCCGACTCTACTCCAGACCATTGGACAAAAACTTAAAAATCTATTTGCAAAAAAGTAG
- the serS gene encoding serine--tRNA ligase produces MLDIKRIRTDFDAVAEKLATRGVDAAVLNEMKDIDAKRRDILVKVETLKAERNTVSAEIAQAKRNKENADDKIAAMQTLSAEVKALDAELADIDAKLTEFTTTLPNIPADSVPVGADEDDNVEVRRWGTPREFDFEPKAHWDLGEDLGILDWERGGKVTGARFLFYKGLGARLERAIYNFMLDEHGKEGYTEVITPYMVNHDSMFGTGNYPKFKDDTFELKDTNYVLIPTAEVPLTNYYRDEILDGKDLPIYFTAMSPSFRSEAGSAGRDTRGLIRLHQFHKVEMVKFAKPEESYEELEKMTANAENILQKLNLPYRVVALSTGDMGFSAAKTYDLEVWIPAQNTYREISSCSNTEDFQARRAQIRYRDEADGKVKLLHTLNGSGLAVGRTVAAILENYQNADGSVTIPEALRPYMGGAEVIKP; encoded by the coding sequence ATGTTAGATATTAAACGTATTCGCACAGATTTTGATGCTGTTGCTGAAAAATTAGCTACACGTGGTGTAGATGCTGCTGTCTTAAATGAGATGAAAGATATCGATGCTAAACGTCGTGACATCTTGGTCAAGGTTGAAACTCTAAAAGCAGAACGTAACACAGTTTCTGCTGAGATTGCCCAAGCTAAGCGTAACAAGGAAAATGCCGATGACAAGATTGCTGCAATGCAAACCCTATCTGCTGAAGTCAAAGCCTTGGATGCTGAATTGGCGGACATCGATGCTAAATTGACAGAATTTACCACTACTCTTCCAAACATCCCTGCCGACAGCGTTCCTGTTGGAGCTGATGAAGATGACAATGTGGAAGTCCGTCGTTGGGGGACTCCGCGCGAGTTTGACTTCGAACCAAAAGCTCACTGGGATCTTGGTGAAGACTTGGGTATCCTTGACTGGGAACGTGGCGGTAAAGTAACAGGCGCTCGCTTCCTCTTCTATAAAGGACTCGGTGCTCGTTTGGAACGTGCTATCTACAACTTCATGTTGGATGAGCATGGCAAGGAAGGCTATACGGAAGTCATCACACCTTACATGGTTAACCATGATTCTATGTTTGGTACCGGAAATTATCCAAAATTTAAGGATGATACTTTTGAATTGAAAGACACTAATTATGTCCTTATTCCTACGGCTGAAGTGCCTCTGACAAACTACTACCGTGATGAAATCCTTGACGGTAAAGACCTACCAATCTACTTTACCGCTATGAGTCCATCATTCCGTTCTGAGGCTGGTTCTGCTGGTCGTGATACACGTGGTTTGATTCGTCTGCACCAATTCCACAAGGTTGAAATGGTCAAATTTGCCAAACCAGAAGAATCATACGAAGAATTGGAAAAAATGACAGCAAACGCTGAAAACATCCTTCAAAAACTCAACCTTCCATACCGTGTCGTTGCCCTCTCTACTGGGGATATGGGCTTCTCAGCTGCCAAGACTTATGACTTGGAAGTTTGGATTCCAGCACAAAATACCTATCGTGAAATCTCAAGCTGTTCAAATACAGAAGATTTCCAAGCCCGTCGTGCCCAAATCCGTTACCGTGATGAAGCCGATGGCAAGGTTAAACTCCTTCACACCTTGAACGGTTCTGGACTTGCAGTTGGACGTACGGTTGCTGCTATTCTTGAGAACTATCAAAATGCAGATGGTTCTGTAACTATTCCAGAAGCACTTCGTCCATACATGGGTGGCGCTGAAGTTATCAAACCATAA
- a CDS encoding TDT family transporter — MKKLPLVFSGCLLGLAGAGNLIADTWPVLSHLLSLTGLVLWIFFLILHLFSWEETKKELTKPPLLSGMATFPMAGMILSTYVFRVFPALPIVAQGIWWFSFLLDLALIATFTIKFACPGRKVNATPSWTVLYVGIAVAALTYPLVGIIEIAYATLSFGFVLTFYLYPLIYSDLKKSPLPVALLGQEGIYCAPFSLLLASLVRVGGAGLPTWLLIVMILASQSFFFFVLTRLPNILKQGFQPAFSALTFPTIITATSLKMAQGILKLPFLDYLVLAETVICLTILFFVLGAYLIWLRKKV, encoded by the coding sequence ATGAAAAAGCTCCCCTTGGTATTCTCTGGCTGTTTATTAGGTTTAGCAGGTGCAGGAAATCTGATTGCAGATACTTGGCCAGTTCTGTCGCATTTATTGAGTCTGACTGGTTTGGTGCTGTGGATTTTCTTTCTGATTCTTCATCTTTTTAGTTGGGAAGAAACCAAGAAAGAATTGACTAAGCCCCCTCTTTTATCTGGGATGGCCACTTTTCCTATGGCTGGGATGATTTTATCGACCTATGTCTTTCGCGTGTTCCCTGCTCTTCCTATAGTAGCACAAGGGATCTGGTGGTTTTCCTTTCTCTTGGATTTGGCTTTGATTGCTACTTTTACCATCAAATTTGCCTGTCCAGGTCGGAAGGTCAATGCGACTCCAAGCTGGACGGTGCTCTATGTGGGGATAGCAGTAGCGGCCTTGACCTATCCTCTGGTAGGCATTATTGAGATTGCCTATGCGACCTTGAGTTTTGGTTTTGTCTTGACCTTCTATCTCTATCCCCTTATTTATAGCGATTTAAAGAAATCTCCACTCCCAGTGGCCTTGCTTGGACAGGAAGGAATCTACTGTGCTCCCTTTTCCCTACTCTTAGCTTCTCTAGTTCGAGTTGGAGGAGCAGGCCTACCGACTTGGCTCTTGATTGTCATGATTTTGGCATCTCAATCCTTCTTTTTCTTTGTTTTGACTCGCCTGCCCAATATTTTAAAACAAGGCTTTCAACCAGCCTTCTCAGCCCTCACCTTCCCAACCATTATCACAGCTACCTCGCTCAAGATGGCTCAGGGAATTTTGAAACTTCCATTTCTGGATTATCTGGTCTTGGCTGAAACCGTTATTTGCCTCACTATTTTATTCTTTGTCTTGGGTGCTTATCTGATTTGGTTACGAAAAAAGGTCTAG